From one Cyanobacterium stanieri PCC 7202 genomic stretch:
- a CDS encoding hypothetical protein (KEGG: cyp:PCC8801_0357 hypothetical protein~SPTR: Putative uncharacterized protein), which yields MDNNKPDKDKMLYPRSSYRGEFSPENLMFNANLQEFAQKVSYICNLETNGKLSANQAYEQIRVLWKELKTSIKNLNLEQ from the coding sequence GTGGATAATAATAAACCTGATAAAGATAAAATGCTCTATCCTCGTAGCTCCTATCGTGGAGAGTTTAGCCCCGAAAATTTAATGTTTAATGCTAATTTGCAGGAGTTTGCTCAAAAAGTGAGTTATATCTGCAACTTAGAAACTAATGGCAAATTGTCCGCTAATCAAGCCTATGAACAAATCAGAGTCTTATGGAAAGAGTTAAAAACTAGCATTAAAAATCTTAATTTAGAGCAATAA
- a CDS encoding binding-protein-dependent transport systems inner membrane component (PFAM: Binding-protein-dependent transport system inner membrane component~COGs: COG0601 ABC-type dipeptide/oligopeptide/nickel transport systems permease components~InterPro IPR000515~KEGG: cyt:cce_0780 permease protein of oligopeptide ABC transporter~PFAM: binding-protein-dependent transport systems inner membrane component~SPTR: Permease protein of oligopeptide ABC transporter), with translation MSRSKSLQYYIIARILLAPLMLWTIVTIVFLLLRATPGDPVDAILGGRAPESAKQALREQMGLNLPLSVQYFSYLGQLLRLDLGSSITSRGLSVGDVISQYFPATVELSLFAMVVAIALGVSIGLLSASKPNTIWDVGGRLFGIITYALPLFWMGMVMQIIFSVQLGWFPLGTRFPVGMATPTKITGLYVLDSLLSFNLPQLITSLHYIALPSITLGILISGIFERIVRVNLKKTLQSDYVEAARARGIPERQILFAHAFKNALIPVITVMGLTFAALLGGAVLTEVTFSWPGLGNRLYEAISQRDYPTVQGIMVFFGIIVVIASIAIDIINAYIDPRIRY, from the coding sequence ATGTCTCGCTCTAAATCTCTTCAATACTATATCATTGCTCGTATCCTATTAGCCCCTCTAATGTTGTGGACTATTGTGACCATTGTTTTTTTACTGCTTCGGGCAACCCCCGGAGATCCAGTAGATGCGATTTTGGGTGGTAGGGCCCCAGAATCCGCAAAACAAGCTCTTAGGGAACAAATGGGTTTAAATTTGCCCCTTTCGGTGCAGTATTTCAGCTATTTAGGGCAATTATTGCGGTTGGATTTAGGTTCGTCCATCACCAGTCGGGGCTTGAGCGTGGGAGATGTCATTAGTCAATACTTTCCTGCTACGGTTGAATTATCCTTGTTTGCTATGGTAGTGGCGATCGCCCTCGGAGTTAGTATAGGACTACTATCCGCATCAAAACCGAATACTATATGGGATGTAGGCGGAAGACTATTTGGTATCATCACCTACGCCCTACCCCTCTTTTGGATGGGCATGGTAATGCAAATTATTTTCTCAGTACAACTAGGCTGGTTTCCCCTCGGCACTCGTTTTCCCGTGGGTATGGCAACTCCTACCAAAATAACAGGTTTATATGTCCTCGATAGCCTTCTCTCCTTCAACCTACCCCAACTTATTACCTCCCTCCACTACATCGCCCTTCCCTCCATTACCCTCGGCATTCTCATCAGCGGTATCTTTGAAAGAATAGTTAGGGTAAACCTCAAAAAAACCCTCCAATCAGACTATGTAGAAGCCGCTAGGGCTAGGGGGATTCCCGAAAGACAAATTCTCTTCGCCCATGCTTTCAAAAACGCCCTCATACCCGTGATTACCGTCATGGGTTTAACCTTCGCCGCCCTCTTGGGGGGTGCCGTATTAACAGAAGTAACCTTCTCCTGGCCAGGGCTTGGTAATCGATTGTACGAAGCCATTTCCCAAAGAGACTATCCCACCGTCCAAGGAATTATGGTATTTTTCGGCATCATTGTAGTAATTGCCAGTATTGCCATCGATATTATCAACGCTTATATTGACCCCAGAATTAGATATTAA
- a CDS encoding hypothetical protein (KEGG: syn:slr1796 hypothetical protein~SPTR: Putative uncharacterized protein) gives MLKKTILIFLSCLCLWMSHPLASMADIDNDRYDGNIFVVYAGNGSLVPPRLTLKQSFERKLPVILVYYLDDNSDSKEFAFIVSRFQEFYGRAASIIPVNVDTIPMKNRYSRDEVGYYYDGVIPQTVILDENRKEIYNGEGIVEFEAVDDILRDLFDLLPRSESVQLKRRNFNQFNSELVPEEN, from the coding sequence ATGTTAAAAAAGACTATTTTAATTTTTCTATCTTGTCTTTGTCTGTGGATGAGTCATCCCCTTGCTAGTATGGCAGACATAGATAATGATCGCTACGATGGTAATATTTTTGTGGTATATGCAGGGAATGGTTCATTAGTTCCTCCTCGTCTGACGTTAAAACAGTCTTTTGAGCGCAAATTACCAGTAATCTTAGTTTATTATTTAGATGATAATAGTGATTCTAAGGAGTTCGCCTTTATTGTCTCCCGTTTTCAAGAATTTTATGGACGGGCAGCGAGTATTATTCCCGTAAATGTGGATACCATTCCTATGAAAAATCGCTATAGCCGTGATGAGGTGGGATATTACTATGATGGGGTGATTCCTCAGACAGTAATTTTAGATGAAAATAGAAAAGAAATTTACAACGGTGAAGGCATTGTCGAGTTTGAGGCAGTGGACGATATTTTAAGGGATTTATTCGATCTTTTACCGCGCTCAGAATCGGTACAATTAAAACGGAGGAATTTTAATCAGTTTAATAGTGAGCTAGTACCTGAAGAAAATTAA
- a CDS encoding FAD-dependent pyridine nucleotide-disulfide oxidoreductase (COGs: COG0644 Dehydrogenase (flavoprotein)~InterPro IPR013027~KEGG: cyc:PCC7424_4688 monooxygenase FAD-binding~PFAM: FAD-dependent pyridine nucleotide-disulphide oxidoreductase~SPTR: FAD dependent oxidoreductase, putative) encodes MDKFDVVVVGAGPGGGHCARLLAKKGYKVLLLERYKDFGRNNFSSAGVPKEILSKFNLPENLVGSWWNRFVVVTTHRKRIWHSKENQGCVLDFQKMRQFLADEVSCHGGEVWLGCRHIDHIERDNDVLVTIKNNLTNTKIEVTSKVLVDATGAMRGVMCGKEKKKPSLATATGVEYLIEVDEKVYNAHAGALTFLLGHKWMPKGYSWVFPMEQNILKVGAGIYNQHHELIKEVKPLGHYIELLIEKYLQAKNYKILDIHGETLRYSSGLQDTYNDGRIIAIGDAVSTVNWLGGEGIRHAMESADIAHRFIYQFLEGERDSFDGYQRQMHSIFLQKWNLCERLAKRKYSQDTDDLVNKAFSYLEGMKLEDVVDILFYYKFEKISKGLVAFILRKLRSIFLK; translated from the coding sequence ATGGATAAATTTGATGTGGTGGTAGTTGGTGCTGGGCCGGGGGGAGGACATTGTGCTAGATTACTAGCTAAAAAAGGGTATAAGGTTTTATTGTTAGAACGATACAAGGATTTTGGTCGTAATAATTTTTCTAGTGCGGGAGTACCCAAGGAAATTCTGAGTAAGTTTAATTTACCTGAAAACCTTGTGGGTAGTTGGTGGAATAGGTTTGTGGTAGTGACAACCCATCGTAAAAGAATATGGCACTCGAAGGAAAATCAAGGTTGTGTTTTAGATTTTCAAAAAATGCGTCAGTTTTTGGCGGATGAGGTGAGTTGTCACGGGGGAGAAGTATGGTTAGGGTGTCGTCATATCGATCATATTGAAAGAGATAATGATGTTTTAGTAACCATTAAAAATAATCTTACTAACACCAAAATTGAAGTCACATCCAAGGTATTGGTAGATGCCACTGGGGCGATGCGAGGGGTTATGTGTGGTAAAGAAAAAAAGAAACCTTCATTAGCGACTGCCACGGGAGTAGAGTATTTAATCGAGGTTGATGAGAAGGTATACAATGCCCATGCAGGGGCATTAACTTTTTTGTTGGGGCATAAATGGATGCCCAAGGGTTACTCATGGGTGTTTCCCATGGAGCAAAATATTCTTAAGGTGGGGGCGGGGATTTATAATCAGCATCATGAGTTAATCAAGGAAGTTAAACCCCTTGGTCATTATATTGAGCTTTTAATTGAGAAGTATTTACAGGCAAAAAATTACAAAATTCTGGATATACATGGGGAAACTTTAAGATATAGTTCTGGTCTTCAGGATACCTATAATGATGGGAGGATAATTGCGATCGGTGATGCTGTTTCTACGGTAAATTGGTTAGGGGGTGAGGGTATTCGTCATGCCATGGAAAGTGCCGATATTGCCCATAGATTTATTTACCAATTTTTGGAGGGGGAAAGGGATAGTTTTGATGGTTATCAACGACAAATGCACTCTATTTTCCTGCAAAAATGGAATCTTTGTGAAAGATTAGCTAAAAGAAAATATAGTCAGGATACTGATGACCTCGTGAATAAGGCATTTTCTTATCTTGAGGGGATGAAGTTAGAGGATGTGGTGGATATTTTGTTTTATTATAAGTTTGAAAAAATATCTAAGGGTTTGGTCGCTTTTATTTTGAGAAAATTACGCTCGATTTTTTTGAAGTAA
- a CDS encoding 4Fe-4S ferredoxin iron-sulfur-binding domain-containing protein (InterPro IPR000813:IPR017896:IPR017900~KEGG: 4Fe-4S ferredoxin iron-sulfur-binding domain-containing protein~SPTR: 4Fe-4S ferredoxin, iron-sulfur binding), with the protein MPHTIVTDVCEGIADCVSACPVACIHEGESKNVKGTDWYWIDFDTCIDCGICIQVCPVEGAILPEERPDLQKVS; encoded by the coding sequence ATGCCCCATACCATTGTGACAGACGTTTGCGAAGGAATAGCTGATTGTGTTTCAGCTTGTCCTGTTGCTTGTATCCACGAAGGAGAAAGTAAAAATGTCAAAGGCACAGATTGGTACTGGATTGATTTTGATACCTGTATCGATTGTGGAATCTGTATTCAAGTTTGCCCCGTGGAAGGTGCGATTTTACCCGAAGAGCGTCCTGATTTACAAAAGGTTTCTTAA
- a CDS encoding Resolvase RNase H domain protein fold protein (PFAM: Uncharacterised protein family (UPF0081)~InterPro IPR006641~KEGG: cyh:Cyan8802_2084 resolvase RNase H domain protein~SMART: Resolvase RNase H domain protein fold~SPTR: Resolvase RNase H domain protein), with amino-acid sequence MMIIGFDPGRDKCGLAVMNQHKEILFRSVVNSSRAIALIQDLIAKYSPKLLVMGNQTTSKQWKAELKDNINLSIVLVDEKNSSVEARERYWLFNPPQGLGRLIPLGLRVPPEPIDDIVAVILIERYWHQQQ; translated from the coding sequence ATGATGATTATTGGTTTTGACCCAGGTCGGGATAAGTGCGGTTTAGCTGTCATGAATCAACATAAGGAAATCTTATTTAGATCTGTGGTCAATTCTTCAAGAGCGATCGCCCTTATCCAAGATTTAATCGCAAAATATAGCCCTAAGCTATTGGTGATGGGGAATCAAACCACCTCTAAGCAGTGGAAAGCAGAGTTAAAAGATAATATAAACTTATCAATCGTTTTAGTAGATGAAAAAAATAGTTCCGTAGAAGCAAGGGAAAGATATTGGTTATTCAATCCGCCCCAAGGGTTAGGAAGACTAATCCCCCTTGGTTTGAGAGTGCCTCCCGAGCCTATTGATGATATTGTGGCAGTGATATTAATAGAAAGATATTGGCATCAACAACAGTAG
- a CDS encoding YCII-related protein (PFAM: YCII-related domain~COGs: COG2350 conserved hypothetical protein~InterPro IPR005545~KEGG: cyc:PCC7424_1517 YciI-like protein~PFAM: YCII-related~SPTR: YCII-related protein), producing MAKYILFGSYCENAIEKRTPYRQAHLDGLAKQKEEGILITLGPTKDNSKVFGIYEADNEAIVKNLIESDPYWQNGIWTDYEVKEWIQAF from the coding sequence ATGGCAAAATATATTTTATTCGGTAGTTATTGTGAAAATGCGATCGAAAAAAGAACTCCCTACCGTCAAGCCCACCTCGATGGTTTGGCAAAACAAAAAGAGGAAGGAATTTTAATTACTTTAGGGCCTACCAAAGATAATAGTAAAGTTTTTGGTATTTATGAGGCGGATAATGAAGCTATTGTTAAAAATTTAATTGAATCTGATCCCTATTGGCAAAATGGTATTTGGACAGATTATGAAGTCAAGGAATGGATACAAGCATTTTGA
- a CDS encoding phosphofructokinase (PFAM: Phosphofructokinase~COGs: COG0205 6-phosphofructokinase~InterPro IPR000023~KEGG: cyc:PCC7424_1263 6-phosphofructokinase~PFAM: phosphofructokinase~SPTR: 6-phosphofructokinase) yields the protein MNQKKRIGILTSGGDCPGLNAIIRAVVKYSTRKGWEVFGIPRGTDGFVDVVEGNLDIDDLRLKDHGYDIPGVLQGLDILQFMSGSVLGSISRGNVTNENVTEYILEGYRRLGLDALIAIGGDGSLDIIYDLAKKGNWNLVVIPKTIDNDVAFTERSVGFDTARNTVTQALYDLTFTAASHERIMVVQVMGRDAGHLALHSGIAGGADCILIPELTPQLTDNIIDGMTQYIAKLRCDRRKFALVVISEGVKGLKGEKDPYIAETLAHLLKEASHRLCATGDERYCGLDLVDTRATILGHLQRCGVPSSFDRILATLFGIKALHLIEEERYNRLIIWQNGNVESKSLEQIMPLIKWCHQEKTCPSPVDPEGFMVRTALSLGIYLGDSHLSATMNFGKENICYPEESLSEGD from the coding sequence ATGAATCAGAAAAAAAGAATTGGAATTTTGACCAGTGGCGGAGATTGCCCTGGGTTAAATGCCATTATTCGCGCAGTGGTGAAATATTCAACTCGCAAAGGTTGGGAAGTATTTGGCATTCCCAGAGGTACCGATGGTTTTGTGGATGTGGTCGAAGGTAATTTAGACATTGATGATTTACGCTTAAAGGATCACGGTTATGATATACCGGGGGTATTGCAAGGGTTAGATATTTTACAATTTATGAGCGGTAGTGTTTTAGGCTCTATTAGTAGGGGTAATGTCACCAATGAAAATGTAACCGAATATATTTTGGAGGGTTATCGCCGTTTGGGTTTAGATGCCCTCATTGCCATTGGGGGAGATGGTAGCTTAGATATTATCTATGATTTGGCGAAAAAGGGTAATTGGAATTTGGTGGTTATTCCTAAAACCATTGATAATGATGTGGCGTTTACAGAGCGCTCGGTGGGTTTTGATACGGCCAGAAATACTGTTACTCAGGCTTTGTATGATTTAACCTTTACTGCCGCTAGTCATGAGCGCATTATGGTGGTACAGGTAATGGGTAGGGATGCGGGGCATTTGGCACTCCATTCTGGCATTGCAGGGGGGGCAGATTGTATTTTAATTCCCGAACTGACGCCCCAGTTAACGGATAATATCATTGATGGTATGACCCAGTATATTGCAAAATTAAGGTGCGATCGCCGCAAGTTCGCCCTCGTAGTCATTTCAGAAGGAGTGAAAGGATTAAAAGGAGAAAAAGATCCTTATATTGCCGAAACCCTTGCCCATTTATTAAAAGAAGCCAGTCATCGCCTCTGTGCCACGGGAGACGAGCGTTATTGTGGTTTGGACTTGGTCGATACTAGAGCCACTATTTTAGGGCATTTACAACGGTGTGGAGTACCTAGTTCATTTGATCGCATCCTAGCCACCCTTTTCGGCATCAAAGCCTTACATCTGATAGAAGAAGAAAGATACAATCGCCTGATTATTTGGCAAAATGGCAACGTAGAAAGTAAATCCCTTGAGCAGATAATGCCCCTTATCAAATGGTGTCATCAGGAAAAAACCTGTCCTTCCCCAGTAGATCCAGAGGGTTTTATGGTACGTACTGCCTTATCATTAGGTATATATTTGGGAGATTCTCACTTATCGGCTACTATGAACTTTGGAAAAGAGAATATTTGTTATCCTGAAGAGTCTTTATCTGAAGGTGATTAA
- a CDS encoding protein of unknown function UPF0052 and CofD (PFAM: Uncharacterised protein family UPF0052~TIGRFAM: conserved hypothetical protein, cofD-related~COGs: COG0391 conserved hypothetical protein~InterPro IPR010119:IPR002882~KEGG: syp:SYNPCC7002_A2865 hypothetical protein~PFAM: protein of unknown function UPF0052 and CofD~SPTR: Putative uncharacterized protein): MGKNNDRNKVNYWYKWLSPGIFVKRWLITSLFGVLLTLLGLAIWVKLTPINRLIDFLIDLLNRITDVIPSYISGPLAFFIGVFLLYWGQTRTFGSITDVLQPENEQKLIDALWNRRQLTKGTKIVALGGGTGLSTLLRGIKKYSANITAVVTVADDGGSSGILRRELGVLPPGDIRNCIAALANEETLLTELFQYRFREGEGLKNHSFGNLFLTAMTDITHDLEKGIYASAKVLAITGRVLPATLDSVTLWAKYDDGSVVHGESQIPEKRQKIVDFGCLPESPKAVPSVLKAIQQAEYIILGPGSLYTSVIPNLLVPEIRDAIARSSAPKIYVCNIMTQPGETDGYTVADHIRAIDAVCGVKLFDAVLVQGRSPSPQALRIYANEYSHPVFLDREEVKKMGRRIVMGNVMSENPDNFCIRHDSTLLSKALIRWYNNNPKHRFWGEKLGF, translated from the coding sequence ATGGGTAAAAACAACGATCGCAATAAGGTAAATTATTGGTACAAATGGCTATCCCCTGGCATATTTGTAAAACGTTGGTTGATTACCAGTTTATTCGGTGTTTTACTCACTCTTTTGGGGTTGGCAATATGGGTAAAGCTAACCCCCATTAATCGCCTCATCGATTTTTTGATTGATTTACTTAATCGCATCACCGATGTAATTCCTAGTTATATTTCTGGTCCTTTGGCATTTTTTATCGGTGTCTTTCTTTTGTATTGGGGACAAACTCGCACTTTTGGCTCTATTACCGATGTATTACAACCTGAAAATGAACAAAAGTTAATTGATGCCTTGTGGAATCGTCGTCAACTCACCAAGGGAACAAAAATAGTTGCTTTGGGGGGAGGTACGGGATTATCAACTCTGTTACGGGGTATCAAAAAGTATAGTGCCAATATTACCGCCGTGGTGACGGTGGCGGATGATGGTGGCTCATCGGGTATTTTGCGCCGTGAGTTGGGGGTGTTGCCCCCAGGGGATATTCGTAATTGTATTGCGGCTTTGGCAAATGAGGAAACTTTGTTAACAGAATTGTTTCAGTATCGTTTTCGGGAGGGGGAAGGGTTAAAAAACCATAGTTTTGGTAATCTGTTTTTAACGGCGATGACAGATATTACCCATGATTTGGAAAAGGGTATTTATGCGAGTGCCAAGGTACTGGCAATTACGGGGCGAGTTTTACCTGCAACCCTTGATAGTGTTACTTTGTGGGCGAAATATGATGATGGTTCGGTGGTTCATGGGGAGTCTCAAATTCCTGAAAAACGCCAAAAGATTGTTGATTTTGGTTGTCTGCCTGAGTCTCCCAAGGCGGTGCCTTCGGTGTTAAAAGCTATTCAACAGGCGGAGTATATTATTTTAGGGCCAGGTAGTTTATATACCAGTGTAATCCCTAATTTGTTGGTGCCTGAAATTCGGGATGCCATCGCCCGTAGTTCTGCTCCTAAAATATATGTATGTAATATTATGACCCAACCGGGAGAAACTGATGGTTATACCGTGGCGGATCATATTCGTGCCATTGATGCAGTTTGTGGAGTAAAATTATTTGATGCAGTATTAGTACAAGGGCGATCGCCTTCACCCCAAGCCTTGAGAATATATGCCAATGAATATTCCCATCCTGTTTTTTTGGACAGGGAAGAGGTAAAAAAAATGGGTAGAAGGATAGTAATGGGTAATGTGATGAGTGAAAACCCCGATAATTTTTGCATTCGCCATGATTCGACATTACTTAGCAAGGCCTTGATTCGATGGTATAACAATAATCCTAAACATCGATTTTGGGGCGAGAAATTAGGTTTTTGA